TGATCGCACAtgaaaatattgtaatacaGCTTACATGGTATGGTGgtcttttatttaattagtaacACAGTTTGCATGCAAGCATGCCTGATAACATGATACTTGGAGATTCCAATTAAGTTACCTGATGAGTAAATGCCCTAGCTGGTCATCTCAAGGAAGTAGTACTCCATGCCTAATACTTTTTTGGGGAGTGGAGATTTGAATAACTGACGAGAGTTATATTTGTATATGGAGTTCGGTACCTATCCAAAATAGTAATTATCATGCGTGCAAGGAATACTTCCTAGCAAGCCAGATAACCAGGGCATTAGGTTATCAAGCTTGCAAAATGTATTGCTGATGGGATTCCAGATTTGGATTCCATATGTGGAGTTGGAATCTAATAATAACGGGTCCTGTAAATGGAGGAGGTTTTAGGGGTCTTAAACCTACAATACCGGGGAAGAATGCGCTTAATGACTTTAAGAGAGAACTTCCAAGTACTCTTGAACGCAACATACAGAGGGAACTGCAAGAGTGCAAAAATACTGACTGGAAGGAATGCAGCAGTATACATAAGCGTGGTAGTCCACCGCTTCTTTAAACGAACGATGAGCATAAGTGTTGCAGCAAAAGCAAGCATGGTCACAGCCActgagaagaagaggaaggtgAAGCCGAGTGTGAGTTTCCGAGGAAGAGAGTGACGGAAACTCTTGAGATGTAAGGGTGAGGTGAGGATAGAGAGGAACATGACTACGGAAGTTAATGAGCTCGCAAGGGAGAGAACGTCCATGACAGTGAAAATCAAGAAGAAAGGGTCGTGCAGGAGGATTGGCGTCCCAGTTTTTTCGTCGGAACCACCTGGCACGGTGTAAGCAGCCGCAAAGGCTACAGTGGCGATAAGAACTGCGACAGTAGAGCAAGACTCCGAGGTCCGCTTCAGCCATTCTTGTGCCTCCTCGAGAAGTTTTTTATGGGATTCTTCGAAGAACTCTTCGGCGGTCCCCACCTTCTCGCTGCTGCGGTGCATTTCATAGTGGGGGGGTGTTATCTTCCGCACACgctgcatacatgcatatagaATTGTTAAAACATTTTTCGATATAATACTAGTCATTTACTGTATATCCATAGTGAGTGTAGGCTATATATCATGTCTCCTCATAGGCTATCCATAATTTTTGGATTAATAGAAACTCTTACCTATCCAAAGAAGGATctaagatattattttaataatattatacaccacattcatattatttttatcttattatataatatgagcacatttatcatcattaaatgataaaaaattatttaataaaaaattatttaataataataaatgtgtaacatcttatataataaaataataatatgatatatagaattttctattattttaagattatcCTAGacaaattaatttgaaaataatgaattagGGGGTAGGCAAAAACTTTACTTCGACTCCGTCCGAATTTCGACCACATGTTAGCTCCGAATTCTTACTTagaccttaaaaaaaaataaaaatcggtGAAGTGAACGAATGTAGGGGTGGGCAACGGGGCCCTACCCCCGCTACCCTGCCTCGCTTCCATTCTGCCCCCGTATGATAGGGCGGGCAACCCCGCTCCGCCCACCGTATCTAGGGGCCCTAGCGGGGGTGGATGACTACCTCCATTTCCCTGCCCCCCGCgtccccatttatatatatatatatattatatacatatatatataaacataaatatctatttatattttacaaattatatatatatatatataaatatatattacaatttgttatacttgttcacaaaatatgcattgacaaatttaaaaactacatagtttaaaaattaatacactacaatttatacaaaatatgcactaacaaatttaaaaattacataatttttaaattatagtcatatttacaaaatttaaatttataatttggatctaaaaatatatttttaattatttttacacttataataatttttaaataaaataaataaaatatttttttaagtaaaaataggCAGGACGGATTGGGAATCCGTCCCGCACCCCGCCCTCACATCCCGGGAGCGGGGgacgggggtgaaaaccccatcCCCCGCCCCATGCGGGGTAGGGTGCTGGGAAGGGGTGCCCctgccccgtagggggcgggcaGCACCCCTAGGTGAATGTTACTTTCAAGATGACAAGATCCCTGATCGCTCGTTCTTTTACATTGACGGCTAATTTGAATATAATGATAACATTGCACATATTGGCCAATGTTAGGGTTCCAATTTGGCTCCcttttttttctgatttggtattttattttatttttttaatttttttttttacttaataattaaaaaaatattatttaatattattataaatttttatatattttttaaaatatttaaaagtgttaaaaaaaggatgtaaaaaaaaactttaaatatttttaaaaaaataaaaaaattgacaatattattaaataatattttcttaatcattaaataaaaaaaactaaaaaaaaaataaaatgcccGATCGGACAAAAAAAAGGAGAGCCCctagcatttttctatataattcatttttacTCTCTCACACTCACAGTATTTTGGCTCCTATTCAGCGATCTACTCGCTTTCTAGTcccattttctcttcttttgtttctgTGGAGCCATCTTACAAAGGAAGAGCATCGGAGTACGACGATGACTCTATATCAGTGGCTTTAGCAGCCTAGACTATATATGCCATTGTTTGACGGTGGACGGTGGCCAATCGAGTCGTCTCTCTCCCCATGTGACACTGACACTCCGACGTTCCGACTCCAACAACTCCGATCGAAGTTGGAGTCCGCTCCTgattggagtcggagttggagcccAACCTAACCGAGTGAGTTGATGATTATGAATGTGTGTATTTATTTGGCAGCTTAGCAGTACAAGAAATTAGCAAGAGGGGGCTAGCTTAATTACATACCTCGAACCATCGCAACTCCTCTTGCAATTGGAAAGCTGGACCAGGATGGTGGGTACTTCCAGTGTGGTACCCCATCTCTCCAACTTGATGCAAGATAGTGTAACCAGAATTATCAATCCGTCGAACTAGCCTGGCCATTGGTATATCCATCTTCTTTACGAGGTGAAAGATATCCAATCGACGGTGCCTAATGGCCTCATGCAATATGTTTCTGCCCGTTTCCAGACATAAGTGCTCGACAGCCTGGGGATACACATCAAGTATCTCCTCGACAATCTCTATTATTCCTGTGGCGGCTGCCAGAAGCAAAGGTGCAGTCTTTGTGGTTTTATCCTTCGTAGAGGGATGATCACTGCTTTCTGCAGGTACATTAGGAGAAGATCCTGTTCCCTCTTTCTTCTCCCCCTGGCCAGGAGAACCAGTTTGACTTCTTTCTTGGTTATTTCCGTCGTCTTGACTTCTCGAGTTCATGGGAATCACTGGTGACACTTTGTCGCCTTCTCTAGGACTACTTTCCTCCCACGACACATGATCTTCTATTATTAGAAACTTGGCGAGTTCGATAGCTGATTCATGCTTTCTCTTCTCATCATATATTCTTTTCATCATCGGCCATCCTGTTCAATTGCAAGATTGATAgatagatatacatatatatatatatatatatagagagagagagagagagagagagagtacctctGCGAAGACATTCCCAAATTGATACATTAATCTTTCTTAGCTCTGCCAAAAATACctcttattaaaatataattaaatatatatatatatatatctgtataTATGCTAAACTTTAGATTAATTATAGAAAAGAGGTAAAGTCTACCAACTACTCCTGTATaagtataacttttttaaaaaaaaactactccggtatatataatttacagAGCATAAgtcgataaaaaaaataataaaaaaaaaacagaaataaatataatattgctGGCTCAAATTAATCCATAAAGTAAGAAAACCAGTAGTACTGGTTTTTTTACGGTGGCGGACGGtgtatattaaatttaatcCATATTTGACTAATCATGACATGTACGCtgctattttataatatatttttaaaaacgaTTAATTTAATAACCGATAATGTCACgtcattaaaatattatttttaaagttaattttttttatctataattcGGCATCCAAGTTTCACgtaattgtctatatatattttatagaatataaaaagaataattaaaaaaaaaaactacgtgATCTGTGATTCTGTATGATCATTTACCTGAATTAAATTTCAGTACTATCTTAGAGACGTAGCACGGTGTAGGGTGCTCAGATTTTTTCTCCTGTGTATTCATACCAAAGTCATAATCATTATCTCCAAATTCATAAGCATCTCGTCGGTGGCTCTTTTTTTCCATTTGAGAATCCTCATCACTGGTGGGAACGCCTGTACACATAATTTATCacgataatttataaattttcttttatataatttttttccttttatcaaattattaattagagtAATAGCTCGCTGTGTATGTTGATGCATTTTTGTTCCAAAGCCCAACATACATATTAATAAGAtaaagggaagggaagggaaggatAATATGTATGTATCAAGAGATTCATTTATCACTGTACGTATAGGGGTCACCACTCCCCGTAGGGGTGATACTCACATGATGCTGGGCGGGGTACCCTCCCTCGCACCATGCAGGGGTTGCGGATTTCTCTCCCGTTCCCCGTCCCCGAGAGGTGGGAGTGGGAGAAAAAATCCCATCCGCCCACCCCCAGCCTAACCCACTactttgtgtttaaaaaaaaaaaaattagtctaaaaatatttttttagacccaaattataatataatttaaataataaattaaaatttataaatataaaaaaaacttaaactcattagaattagattttggattgaattGACCTCCTAaaccaatctttatataggaagccaatgtaatacaatagtcatctttaaCCCATCTTTAAcctcttaaatatatatttatttatatatatataaataactttttttttatatatatggagcAGGGGCGGGAGCGGGTCAGCAGGGATGGGGCcacgctgcccacccctaactCCCCGTACGTCCCGATTCCAACACACCCAAAGTCGCACCAGGAAAAACTTTGGTCATGTGCATAAccaaagtatttctctttattaCTAAAATTGTAGAATGTTGAAATGAATTTCAACCCTTGATTActtacaattaaaaatatttatgatttcaATCAATTTGATATTATTGGAGAATGGATAAATATTGCAGATTTTACCCAAAAAAAGAGGAACCATATATTTTATCGCGCGTCTTTGTAGGAAGACCAGATTTAAATACATtcatacacaaatatatatatatatatgaaaaatgttaaatatatcaaagaaaaatttataaaaaatttattttttcacatattaattattgatatgttaaaaataattaattttaaattttaaaagaaaattaataaaataaatcttataaataaaaataaaaataaaattataaatacatataacatttctcgtgtatatatattttatatatatatataatatataatgtacttACATATTAATGAGATGAAGGGAAGGATAATACGTACAGTGATAAATGAATCTCTTGATTAATCCGTAGTTGGTGGAGCTCTTGAATGCTGATGGAACGCATGAGAGGAGCTGAAGTCCAGCTGGTCTcctattttcaatttctctttcaACTAAAACTTTATACCTTCTAGCTATTTCCAATGCAAGACCTGTACGTGTTAATGGCAGTTCAAATAGGCCAGGAAAGAAGTACTATTTGTTAAGAgagaaaaggaataaaaataaaaaaggagcatcaaggaaaggaagaaagaaagaaagaaagaaaaataaacaagataAAACCTCACCAAAGAAGCCAGCGACAATTGTAATTTGCAGAATGGTTGTTCCGTCAGCTCTTTCCAAATGAGGTTCAAGTGCTTTTCCTTGGTCCCGTTCCTTCTGGGCTACTATATCAGCTAGGACAGCGAACATTTCAGCGCAACCAAAGTGGGCTGCTCTGAAGAGAGCTGTTTCCCCGTGTTTGTTAACCTTATCCAGCAAGCCTGGAACTGATATTAACAGATCCTTGGCAAGGTTGATCATGTTGGCTTCCGAAGCCTCGTGGAGAACGGTGTTCCCAATCGCATTTGGCTTAAGTAGAGTCTCCTCATTGCATTTCTTCAGGATCTCTCTCGCGATGTCCTCTTGTCTCATGTAGATTGCTATGTGCAGGATGGTATCCTTGAACACAGTTGAGCTGGCAGAAATGTCGCCACTCTTTAGTTTTGCATACTCGGCCAGTACTTTTGCCCTGTCCCCTTTCATGATGCCctcataaatttctttaaaatcgGTTAACTCTCGAATTTTTTCGCTGGACGGTGCCGAGTTCTGCGGCTGACTCCCTCCAGCTTGTTCTTTTTTCACCCCGGACAACAATGGCGCTGTCCCTGCAGCATTATCAGGCTGGATTTCTTGGTTTTTGTTCATGGACGGCGATGGTTTCATGGAGACAGAGAAAGAGAAGTTGTGTTAATTAATTGGCTCTTATAATTAGCTAGGACTCcctcatcatatatatatatatgcacacacaTGACATTAATTATTAGGAGAAAAGACTAGCATTGCATGCATGGGTACCTAATTATTTGGTTAAGTGATCAGGATCATATCATATGGTTGAGTATGATTCACTTAATTCTTCCCTCTTTTTCAATTTAGAGAGCATCAAGCAAAGAACTATTTGCTTGTTGCCTTCAGTT
This genomic interval from Juglans regia cultivar Chandler chromosome 3, Walnut 2.0, whole genome shotgun sequence contains the following:
- the LOC108992709 gene encoding uncharacterized protein LOC108992709; translated protein: MKPSPSMNKNQEIQPDNAAGTAPLLSGVKKEQAGGSQPQNSAPSSEKIRELTDFKEIYEGIMKGDRAKVLAEYAKLKSGDISASSTVFKDTILHIAIYMRQEDIAREILKKCNEETLLKPNAIGNTVLHEASEANMINLAKDLLISVPGLLDKVNKHGETALFRAAHFGCAEMFAVLADIVAQKERDQGKALEPHLERADGTTILQITIVAGFFGLALEIARRYKVLVEREIENRRPAGLQLLSCVPSAFKSSTNYGLIKRFIYHCVPTSDEDSQMEKKSHRRDAYEFGDNDYDFGMNTQEKKSEHPTPCYVSKIVLKFNSELRKINVSIWECLRRGWPMMKRIYDEKRKHESAIELAKFLIIEDHVSWEESSPREGDKVSPVIPMNSRSQDDGNNQERSQTGSPGQGEKKEGTGSSPNVPAESSDHPSTKDKTTKTAPLLLAAATGIIEIVEEILDVYPQAVEHLCLETGRNILHEAIRHRRLDIFHLVKKMDIPMARLVRRIDNSGYTILHQVGEMGYHTGSTHHPGPAFQLQEELRWFERVRKITPPHYEMHRSSEKVGTAEEFFEESHKKLLEEAQEWLKRTSESCSTVAVLIATVAFAAAYTVPGGSDEKTGTPILLHDPFFLIFTVMDVLSLASSLTSVVMFLSILTSPLHLKSFRHSLPRKLTLGFTFLFFSVAVTMLAFAATLMLIVRLKKRWTTTLMYTAAFLPVSIFALLQFPLYVAFKSTWKFSLKVIKRILPRYCRFKTPKTSSIYRTRYY